The DNA segment AAAGGTGATATGGTAAATCATAAGATTTTTGGACAAGGAAGAGTTGAAAAAGCTGTAAATGCAGGTAAAGATTATAAACTCACAATTAATTTTGGTGGACAAAAAAGAGAAATATTATCATCTTTTGTAGAAAAGGTTTAAAGGTAAGATTTGCAAAAGAGAGTATATGAAAAAGGTGAATTAAATAAACTTTTTGTTGTAAATAAGCCTATGTTTATTAGTTCTAATTTTTATTTAAATAAGTTTAAAAGAATCTATAAAAATAAAAAAGCAGGATTTAGTGGAACTTTAGATCCTTTTGCAAAAGGGTGTTTAATTGTTGCATTTGGTCAATATGCAAAACTTTTCAAATATTTGGCAAAAACGCCAAAAACTTATAAAGCAGTTATTTGGTTAGGTGTTACCTCAGAATCATTTGATATCGAAAGAGTTCAAGAGATAGATTTTGTAGAAAAACAAGATTATGAATTTATTAAAAATGAAATAGAAAAACTTAAAGGTCAAATAGAATACATTCCACCAAAATTTTCAGCAAAGAGAGTTAATGGATTAAAAGCTTACGAGTTAGCAAGAGAAGGAATAGATTTTAAATTAGAATTTTCTTCAATGGAAATTTTTAATATAAAATTAGTTCAATATAATCATCCTTTTATAACATTTGAAGCGACAGTTAGTGAAGGCAGTTATATAAGATCTCTAGCACAAATATTTTTATCAAATATAGGGTTTAAAGGAACTTTGAGCTATCTAGAGAGAATTTGTGAAGGAAAATTTAAATTTGAAAATCATAAAGATTTAAATCCTTTAGATTACATAGATTTACCTAAAAATAACTATTCTGGTACAAAAGAATGGTTAGATTTTGGGAAAAAGATATCAAAGAATTATTTAGAGATTAAAGAAAATGGAAAATATATAATAGAAGTAGATAACTATTTTTCTATAATAGAAATAATTGATGATGAGGTTATATATCTATTAAATAAAGTAAAAAAATATAAGGTAAATAATGGTTAAGAAGTCTTTTGCAAAGGTAAATATTTTTTTAAAAATAGTTGGTGTTAGAGATAATTATCATTTGTTAGCATCTAGATTTGTTCTCGTAAAAGATCTTTATGATGAAGTTAGTTTTATAGAAAAGAGTGTAGATAGTTTTACTTTAATAGGTGATTTTTCATGTTCTTTGGGAAAGAATACAGTTTATAAAGCGTATAAAGAATTAGAAAAATATGAAATTGTTAGAGAATTTTTTAAAAAATATATTGTAAAAATTGATAAAAAAATACCAGAATTTGCCGGACTTGGTGGTGGTAGTTCAAATTGTGCAACTTTTTTAAATATGGTAAATGATATTTGCAATTTAAATTTAACAAAAGATGAATTATCTAAAATAGGTGCTAAAATAGGTGCTGATATTCCATTCTTTATTTATGAATATGACAGTGCAAATGTTAGTGGAATTGGTGAAATTGTTGAAGAATTTATAGAAGAACCTTTGAAAATAGAAGTTGTTACACCAAATATTCTTTGTAATACAGCTTTAATTTACAAAACTTTTAGAGAAAATTATTATAAAGAATTAGATAAAGAAAAAGCTAAAGAGCTTTTCGCTACAAATTCAAAAGATATATTAAAAAGTTTTTCTATAAAAGAAGCTAATGATTTGTATGAATCTGCTTTAAGTTTAAATCCAGGTTTAAAAGAATTTGAAAAAGAAAAATGGTTTTTTAGTGGTAGTGGTAGTTCATTTTTTAAGGTTTTATGATGTCAAAAAAAGAAGTTAAAAAGAATTTAGTATTTAAAAATAAAAAAGCATTCCATGATTTTACGATTTTAGATTCTCTTGAAGCTGGTATTATGCTTGAAGGTAGTGAAGTAAAAGCAATTAGAGAAGGTAGAGTAAACTTAAAAGATAGTTTTGTTCGAATTATAAAAGGTGAAGTCTTTTTACTGAATGCTCATATATCACACTTAAGTACAACTAATGTTAATTATAGACCTGATGAAAGAAGACCTAGAAAATTATTACTTCATTCAAAACAAATCGGAAAAATGTATGCAAAGGTTACAAAAGAAGGAATAACTTTAGTTTGTACAAAATTATATTTTAATGATAAAAATATGATTAAAGTTGAAGTAGCAACTGCTCAAGGTAAAAAATTACATGATAAAAGAGAAACTTTAAAAGAAAAATCTTTAAAACGAGAATCTGAACAAGCTCTCAAAACATATAAATAAGATAAAAACTATCTTAAATTTTCTTTAAAAAATATAACAAATCTGCAACTAATCGTTAATTAACTGTTAATTTTTTTGTTTAGTTTAAGTTTTTCTTAGCTATGATTTTGCCTAATGAGTGACATTTTGTGACTTGTATATAAAATTTGTAGGAGGAAATTGATGCAAAACGGTGCACAAATTGAGTATGACTACTCAGTTGCAAAAGCCTTTACATTTGCAACAATATTGTTTGGTATCATCGGTATGACAATTGGTGTTGTACTTGCTTTTCAATTAGCTTTTCCAGAGCTAAATTATTTAGCAGGAGAATACGGTACATTTAGTAGATTAAGACCTTTACACACAAATGGTGTTGCATTTGGTTTTGCCCTAAGTGGTATTTTTGCAACTTGGTACTATGTATCTCAAAGAGTATTAAAAGTTTCATTAAAAGAGTCTCCTTTTTTAATGGCAATTGCTAAGTTACACTTTGTTTTATATTTTATTACAATTCTTTTAGCTGTTGTAACTTTGTTTATGGGTATTACTACATCAAAAGAGTACGCAGAATTAGAGTGGCCATTAGATATTATGGTTGTAGTTTGGTGGGTTTTATGGGGTATTTCTATTTTTGGTATTATCGGTATTAGAAGAGAAAGAACTTTATATATTTCTATTTGGTATTTTATTGCAACTTTTATTGCTATTGCAATGTTATATTTATTCAATAACATGGAAGTTCCAACTGCACTAGTAAGTGGATATGGTTCATGGATTCACTCTGTTTCTATGTATTCAGGTACAAATGATGCTTTAGTTCAATGGTGGTATGGACACAATGCTGTTGCATTCGTATTTACTACACCTATCATTGCAATGATTTATTATTTCTTACCAAAAGAGTCTGGACAAAACATCTATTCTTATAAACTATCAATTCTTGCATTCTGGGGATTATTATTTGTTTATTTATGGGCAGGTGGACATCACTTAATTTATTCAACTGTTCCAGATTGGATGCAAACTATGGGTTCTGTAATGTCAGTAGTTTTAATTTTACCATCATGGGGATCTGCAATTAATATGCTTTTAACTATGAAAGGTGAGTGGAATCAGTTACAATCTAATACTTTAATTAAGTTTATGGTTTTAGCTTCAACATTCTACATGTTATCTACAATTGAAGGTCCAATTCAATCTATTAAATCTGTTAATGCTATTGCACACTTTACAGATTGGATCCCAGGTCACGTACATGATGGAGTTTTAGGATGGGTTGTATTCATGATTATGGCTGCATTATTCCATATGGTTCCTAGAATGTATAAAAGAGAGTTATATTCTAAATCTTTAATGGAAACTCAATTCTGGTTACAAACAGTTGGAATTGTTCTTTACTTTACATCTATGTGGATTGCAGGTATTACACAAGGTATGATGTGGAGAGCTTATGATGAATATGGTTCTTTAGTTTATTCGTTTATTGATACGGTTACTGTATTGCACCCATATTATACGATTAGAGCGGTTGGTGGGTTACTATACCTAATTGGATTCTTTATTTTCGCTTACAATATCTATAAAACAATTAGATGTGGAAGAGTTCTTGATAAAGAGCCAGTAAATGCAACTCCAGTAGCTGCTTAAGAAAGGAGAAAAAATGTTTCATTGGTTTGAACAAAGACCGTTTTTCTTTGCGGTACTAGTATTTGTATTTGTAGCATTTGCAGGGATTATTGAAGTAATTCCAGATTTTGCAAAACAATCTAGACCAACAGTTGGTACGAAACCATACTCTGTTCTAGAATTAGCAGGTAGACATGTTTACATTAAAGATTCTTGTAATGCATGTCACTCACAATTAATTAGACCATTTAAATCAGAAACTGATAGATATGGTATGTATTCATTATCAGGTGAGTATGCATATGATAGACCATTCTTATGGGGATCAAAAAGAACTGGACCAGATTTAATGAGAGTTGGTAACTATAGAACTACAGATTGGCATGAAAACCATATGTGGGACCCAAAAGCAGTTGTTCCTGGAAGTATTATGCCAGCATACAAACATCAATTCTCAAATATAGCTGATATAGAAACTGCTTACGCAGAGGCTGTAACAGTTAAAACTGTATTTAATACTCCATATGATCAAGAGGGTATGCCAAAACTTGGTTCATGGGAAGAAGCTAAAGCAGCTGCATTAGCAGAGGCAAAAGTTATTGCAGAAAATATGAAAGATGAGAAAGTTAAGCAAGCTGTTGCTAACGGTCAAGTTCCTGAAATTGTTGCATTAATTGCATATTTAAATTCTTTAAAATAGGGTATTAAAATGGATTATGAAACACTAGTAAATTTACAAGGTTATGTTAAATTCTTTTTGATTTTAATAGTATTTGTTCTATTTTACTCGTATGCCTTTTCTATTTATAGAAGAGATAAAAAAGGTGAGAGGGATTTTGAGAAATACTCTAAACTTGTACATGATGACTCAAGTGTTTCTAGCCCTCTTGAAGAAAGAGAACAAAAAAAAGTTATAGGTAATAAGGAGAAATAAGATGAAATCTATGGTTATAGGTGGAATAATTCTTATCATCGCATTAATGGCAGGAACTTACTTTGTTGCAGGTGATGCTTTTATTAGTGATGATTATATTAATGCATTAACGTTTTTAGGAGCAGCGGCTATTATTACAATTAGCACATTTGTTGTATTAAAATATGTTAATCAGATGAAAAATGATACAGCAAGTGGTGAACTAGCTGACGAAAGATGGGATGGAATTGGAGAGTATAAAAACTCTGTTCCAACAGGATGGGCTTTAGCATTTATTGGAACAATAATTTGGATGTTCTGGTATATGACTGTTGGTTATCCAGTTACAGGATTTTCTCAAATTGGTCAATGGAATGAAGAGACAAATGAGTACAACAAAAAATTTGAACAAAAATGGGTTAATCCATCTGAAGACACTTTAAAAGCTATGGGTCAATCTGTGTATTTAGTTCAATGTGCACCTTGTCATGGAGTTGATGCTGAGGGAATAAATGGGAAAGCTCAAAATTTAACAAAAAGAATGTCAAAAGAACAAGTTGAATATGTAATAAGAAATGGAGCGAATAACTTTACTCAGTCTTTTCCAGCAGGAATGCCTCCTATGATGTTACAAGATGATAAAGATATAGCAGATGTTTCAGCTTATGTTGCAAATGGATTTAAAGGTGAGCAACCAGCAGCATTTGCAACTTGTGCAGGTTGCCATGGTGAAACTGGAGAGGGAATGCCTATGGTAGGTCCAAATATCAAAGTTTATGATGATGCTATTGTAACTGCTGTATTAAAAGAGGGTAAAAAAGGTCTTATCGGGCAAATGCCGAGCTTTAATGAAAGATTAAATGAAACTCAAGAAAAAGCAGTTGCTACATACTTAAGAAGTTTAGGAGATAAATAATGGCTGGAAATACACAAATGAATAATAATGAAAGAGGTGTTTTCTCTTTACATGGGTTAATTGGTTATTTTATTGCTGTTGCATTATTACTTTCTATTTTAGCTTATTTAACAGTTAATGCTATTGTGGTTCAAAATAGAGAAGCAACAAATTTTTATAAAATAAATAAAGATTTACATGGTTTAAAAATGAACAGTGCTGACAATCACACACAATACCAACTAGTTGGTTCTGAGAAAAAGGAGTAAAAGATGGATAAAATTATTGGTGTTTTACTTTTAGTTAGTGCTGGATTAACTTTATATTTTGCATATTTTGATGCAGCAAAAGTTTATGTTGGCTAAATGAAAAGATTAAATTTCTTAAAAGTAGGGGTGATAGTATCACTTCTACTTTTTTTATATACAAACAGTTTTGCACAAAATTATATAATTACTGACGATGGGCTAATTGACAATAGAGCAAAAGAAAAAATACTACAAATTGGTAATGAAGTAAAATCTAAATTAGGTGTTAATATATATTTATACGTAAAAGGTACTCTAGGAATAGAACCAAATACACCAACAAAAGATAAAATACAATTTATAAAATCATATGAAGAAAATATTATAAAGAATCTTGAAAATCCTTATGTTATTTTGACAGTTTCATTAGAAGAAACTCATGTTAATTTATATTTTAGTGATAGTTTAAAAAATATAATAGATAAAAATGATATACTAAATGGTTATGTTGTTCCTTTACTTGCATCAAAAGATAAAAATACATTGCCTTCAAAAATTAGTGCAGCTTCATTAAATGGTTACTCTGCTATTGCAGATGCGTTAGCTAATTCTAAAAATATAGTTTTAGAAAGTAATATAGGTAATGAAGGAAAAGTTTCTAGTACAATTTGGAGAGTTTTTGTTTACTTTTTAGTAATAAGTGGATTATTAGCATATACTTATGCAGTTTTAAAAAAGAGAAAATAGTATGAACAAAAGAAATTATTGGCCTTTATTTTTTATAGGAATATTTAGCTTTGTATTTTCAATGATTATTTGGACTATATATAAGGCTACTCAAGCTCCAGTTATAGAAGATAAAAGTTTTATGCACAAATATCAATATGTTGATGATAATTATAATGATATAATGAATTCTAACATTGATTTTTTACAAAAATATACTCTTCAATTTGATTTAAATGGAAAAGTTTTCCCACTTACAACAGAAGATATTAAATATGGACAAAGAGTTATTGAAAAATATTCAAATCATAAAGATATTTTAAATGTTGGTAAAAATGAATTAAAAGTTTTTATTTTAGATAAAAATACAAATCAAAAAGTTGAATCAAATATAGATTTAATTGTTACAAAAACAATGTCTAATGAAAGTGATATAAATTTAAAAAATGATAACTTTAGCAATGAAAAAAATATATATAGTACAAATTTTGATTTAACTGAACCAACAAACTGGATTATTACAGGGAGTTTTAAAGTTGAAGATAAAACAGGATTTATATTTATAAAAACAAATGCTAAGTAAAAAAACTCTTTTAATTTTTCCTACACAAAGAGCTATAAGGGGTTATTTAGACGAACAGAAAAGTCTAAATACTCTTTTACCTAGCTATATGACAATTGATGATTTCTTAAAAAAATCTATATACTTCAAAAATAAAATTTATTGTGATGAAGAGCAAAGAACCCTTCTTTTAAGTGAAGCTGTTAAGACAGTCGATATTAAAAAATTAGGTATAAGTTCAAACTTTACAAAATTTTTATCTCAAAGTGAGTATATATATAGATTTTTTTTAGAAATATCTAGTGAAGATATTGAAATAAAAGATATAAAAACAAAAGATACTTATGAATTCTATTTAGAACATTTATCAATTCTAAATGAAGTTCTGGAAAATTACAAAAAGCTACTTGAAATTAATAATTTTGTTGATAGAGTCAATTTACGTGAGAATTATATAATTAATCAAGATTTTGTAGAACTTTTTGAAAATATAACTATATATTTTGAAGGTTATTTTACAAAATTAGAATTTGAAATTATAAATAAAATTTCTCAAAATGTTAATCTAAATATTGAGTTTTATTCAAATATCTATAATCAAAAATCATTACAAATATTTAAAGATTATAATTTAGATTTGAAACTAAATTATAAATATATATTTAATCTTTCTAAAAAAATTTTAGAGTATTCAGATTCAATAACAAAAATAAATGAAAATATTGATATTAAAGCTTTTGCATCTCGATTAAATCAAATTTCTTATATTAAGCATTCAATTGTTTCTTGTGCTAATAAGGGGATAAATCCTGAAAATATAGCAGTAGTATTACCTGATGAAAATTTTGCAAAAGAGTTAGAACTTTTTGATAATGAAAAATATTTTAATTTTGCCATGGGTAAAAATATTTTAAACAAGAATTTATATCAAAAAGCTAACGTAATATATAATTTTTTATTAGAAGATGACATAAAAAACATAGAAAATTTAGAGTTTCTAAAAGTTAGCAGGGAGTTTGTTGAAGAAAATATTAAATTATCTTGGAATAAACAATGTTCAGAAGATAAATTCACACAAATAGCAGAGTATATAAAATATGATGAAATAGATAATGAGTTAATTGAAAAATATGATGAATTAATTTTTAAATTAAAAGTTGTACTATTCTCATGTAATTTTGAATTAAAATTAAAAGATGTTTATAAAATATTTTTACAAAAATTATCAAAAATAACTTTAGATGATATAAACTCAGGAAAAATTACAGTAATGGGAGTACTAGAAACAAGATTAATAAATTTTGATGCGGTAATTATTTGTGATTTTAATGATGAATATATTCCAAAGATTTCAACAAAAGATAAGTTTTTATCTACAAAGTTAAAATCTTTATCAGAACTTCCAACAAAGTTTGATAGAGAAAATTTACAAAAGTACTATTATAAAAGACTGATAGATAATTCAAAATATGTTTTTATATCTTTTGTAAATTCACAAAATTCACAAATTTCAAGATTTGCAAATGAATTATTTGATAAAAAGATTGATTTAAAAACAAATGATGAGGCTTATAAAGATATTTTGTATAAAAATAATATTTTATACTATAGTGATGAAATTATTGAAGATAATATAGATTTGACTAAAATTTCATGGTCTGCAAGTAGCTTGAAAAGATATTTAGATTGTAGAAGAAAATTTTATCTAGAAAATATTTTAAAAATCAAAAAACATTCTATATCGGTTATTCCTGAAAATTTTGAGTTAGGAAGTGTAATTCATAAAATATTGGAAGAGTTAATTAAAAGCCAAGATAAAACAGTAGAAAATTTAGATAATTTATTTTTGAAATATAAAAAAACAAATCCTTTTTTGATTTTGGATTTAGAAGTTTATAGAGAAAAACTTTATAAATTTTTAGAGTTTGAAGAAACAAGAAGCAATATCAAAACTATTGATTTAGAAAAAGTATTTGCAACTAATTTTAATGGTATATCTATAAACGGTATTATTGATAGAGTAGATTTAAATAACGATATTTATGAATTAATAGATTATAAAACATCAAAGAATCTTACTATTGATACAGATAAAACATATGAAAATAGTCATGATTTTCAATTGGAATTTTATTATATAGGTGCAAAAGAACTTTATAAAGCAAGTAATATAAAAGCATATTATTTTTCTTTATATGATAATTTATTGAAAGAAGAAGTTACTTTAGATAAAAAGTTAGAACTTTTAAGCTCAATATTTGATGAAATTAAAGAAGTATCAAAAACAAAAATAAATTTTGTTAAAACGGATGATAAATCAATTTGTGAATATTGTAATTTTAAAATTATTTGTAATAGATGACTCTATAAGATTATTAATAAAATTTATGATAAAATTTTGTATTTTAAACAAAGGATTTTATCTTGAAAAAAGCGGTTATTTCGTCTATTTTACTTTTAGCAACATCAAGTTTTGCAAGCACTACAATGTGCTTTAAGGAGAGCCACTCTTCAATGGCAACAATTGAATCTATTGCACTTGATGGTGGGGAGTGTGCTGGAAAGTATTCAATAAATGATATGAAAGCAAAGGGATGGAGTGTAGATGATATTAAAATTACTCAAACTCCAAAAGGTATGAGTTTTATATATATTTTAAAATCTCCTGATCATGCAAAAATTGCTCCTATGGTAGCAGGTGGTGCTGTTGCTGGTGGTTCAATTAGCCAAGAGCAAATGGAAGCAAATATTATGGCTAAGCTTGAAGCAAAAAAAGTTGCTGAAGAGAAAGCAAAAGTTGAGCAAGAAATTAAAGAAGCAAAAATTGATGCTCAAGGAATCTATACAAATCAATGTCAAAATTGCCATGGAGCAAAAGGTGAAGTTAGAAAAGGTAATTCAAAACTTAAAGATCTAACTATTGAACAGATGGAAGAAGCTTTAAAAGATTATAAATTAGGTGTTGGAGAAAAAGCAAGCTCTGTTTATGGACCTTCACATATTAATTTCTTAAATGATAAAACTATTAAAGGTATTAAAGCTTATTTAGACAGTATTCAATAAAAATAAAAGGTTATATACCTTTTATTTAAATATCTAAACTCTCTTTTTATAAAATCTTTCAAAATCAAAAGGAATAATATGGACGCTTACGAGTATTCTGAGCTATTAAAACTATTAAATACAAAATTAAACAATATAAAAGGAATTCTAAAACCAGATGAGTTAAAAACTAGGTTAGATGAGATTATTAAACTTGAAGAAGATCAAAACTTTTGGAGTGATGTAGAAAACGCTAGTAAAATAGGAATAGAAAAAAATAGAATTTTAGGAAAACTAAATAAGTTTAACAAAGCTTTTGATTCTTTAAATGGAACAAATGAACTTTATGAAATGGCTTATGGTGAAAATGATGAAGATACATTAGAACTTTTATATGAAGAAGCTAGTGATTTAGAAGATTTAATAAAATCTACTGAAATTTCAGTAATGCTTTCAAATCCAGATGATGCTTTAAATGCTATTGTAACTATTCATCCAGGAGCTGGAGGTACTGAATCACAGGATTGGGCTTCTATTTTGTATAGAATGTATTTAAGATGGGCTGAAAGAAATGATTTTAAAGTTGAGTTACTTGATTATCAAGCAGGTGATGAAGCCGGTATAAAAGATGTAAGTTTTATTATTAGAGGTGAAAATGCTTATGGTTATATGAAAACAGAAAATGGTATTCATAGACTTGTTAGAATTTCACCTTTTGATTCAAATGCTAAAAGACATACATCATTTACATCTGTTATGGTAAGCCCTGAAATTGATGATAATATTGATATTGTAATTGAAGATAAAGACATTAGAATTGATACATACAGAGCCAGCGGTGCAGGTGGACAGCACGTAAATAAAACAGAAAGTGCTATAAGAATTACTCACATTCCTACAGGAATAGTTGTTCAATGCCAAAATGACAGAAGTCAACACAAAAATAAAGATAGTGCTTTTAAGATGTTAAAATCTAAATTGTATGAATTCGAACTTGAAAAACAAAGAGCTTCTAAAGATACAGGCGATAAAAGTGAAATAGGGTGGGGGCATCAAATTAGATCTTATGTTCTTCAGCCATATCAACAGGTAAAAGATAGTAGAAGTAATATTGGTTACTCAAATGTTGATGCTATACTTGATGGAGATATTACAAAAATTATGGAAGATGTTTTAATAGCAACTTCTTCAAAATAGACATAAAAAAACCCAAACCTTAAAAAGATTTGGGTTTAAAAAGATTTCAAACAAAAACTCATTTTACTTTTTCTAAGTACTCACCAGTTCTTGTATCTACTCTAATTACATCACCTTCTAAAATGTGAAATGGAATTTGAACTACAGCTCCAGATTCTAAAGTTGCAGGCTTTCTTCCACCTTGTGAATCACCTTTAAAGTTTGGTGGTGTTTCAACAATTTTTAATTCAACAACCATTGGAGGCTCAACTGTAATAGCTTTTCCATTGAAATACATCATGTCAACTTGCATTCCGTCAATTATCCAATCAAAAGCATCTCCAACTTGCTCATAAGTCAAACCTTCTTGCTCATAAGTTGAAGTGTCCATAAATTGTAATAACTCACCATCATCATATAAGAATTGCATTTGTTTTTGTTGTAAGTTTGGAACTTCACATTTATCACCAGCATGAAAAGTTTTTTCAATAACTTTTCCATTTAAAAATGATTTAATTTTACATCTAACAAATGCAGCACCTTTACCTGGTTTTACATGTTGGTATTCTGTAATTTTATAAGGAATTCCATCTACTTCGATTTTTAATCCTTTTTTTAATTCACTCATTCCTATTGCCATATTTACTCCTTATATTTCTGCAGAAGCAACAGCTATACTTGCTTCTAAGCTATCAAGATCACTAATTACTTTTGAGTTAGCTTTTTCATCAATTAGAATAACAGCTAAAGCAGTTCCTTCTTTTCCTCTACTTAATCTAAAGTCAGAGATATTGATTTTATTTTCTCCTAAGATATTTCCAACTTTTCCAACAACACCTGGAATATCTTTATTTTTCATAATAATCATTTTACCTTTTGGTTCAACATCAATAACGAAACCATCAAGCTCAACAATTCTTTGTACATCTTCACCAAATACTGTACCTGAAATAGTTTTTGCACCTTTAGGAGTTGTTATTTTAATCGTAACTTTATTTTTATAACCGCTACTATTTGCAGAACTTTTAGTACTTAATTCAATACCTTTTTCTTTTGCAATAAAATTTGCATTTACATAATTTACACTGTTTCCAGAGCTAACATTAAGTACTCCAACACTTGCAAAAGTTTGTAAAGAGTCTACATAATCACCTAATTCACCTTCTGCACTAACTTCAATCGCTCTTATTTCACTTTTACTAATTTGAGCTAGTAAGAATGCCATTTTTTGTGTAAGTTCAATATATGGTTTTACAAAAGTAGGAATTTTACTTTCATCAATTGGAAGATTTAAAGCATTTGGATATGAAATTCCTCTAGCACTTTCAATTGCATTATTTGCACTTTGAATAGATATCTCTTTTTGAGATTCTTTTGTATTCGCTCCTAAGTGAGCTGTTACAGTTACATTTGGTAAATCTAGTAAAGGATGGTTTATTGCAGGCTCTTTTTTAAATACGTCAATACCAGCCATTGCAATTTTTCCAGATTTTAAGTTTTCTACTAGTGCTTCTTCATTATATAATCCACCTCTAGCACAGTTTATTAAAACTACTCCATCTTTCATTTTTTTAATTTCATCAAAACTAATCATATCGATTGTTTCTTTGTTTTTTGGTGTATGAATAGTAATAATATCACAAGCTAAGATATCATCAAAGTTAGTTGTATATTTGATTCCTAAATCAGTAGCTTTAGTGCTTGGAATATAAGGATCGTATGTAATTACATCCATTTCAAAAGCTTTTGCTCTT comes from the Aliarcobacter cibarius genome and includes:
- the truB gene encoding tRNA pseudouridine(55) synthase TruB, which encodes MQKRVYEKGELNKLFVVNKPMFISSNFYLNKFKRIYKNKKAGFSGTLDPFAKGCLIVAFGQYAKLFKYLAKTPKTYKAVIWLGVTSESFDIERVQEIDFVEKQDYEFIKNEIEKLKGQIEYIPPKFSAKRVNGLKAYELAREGIDFKLEFSSMEIFNIKLVQYNHPFITFEATVSEGSYIRSLAQIFLSNIGFKGTLSYLERICEGKFKFENHKDLNPLDYIDLPKNNYSGTKEWLDFGKKISKNYLEIKENGKYIIEVDNYFSIIEIIDDEVIYLLNKVKKYKVNNG
- a CDS encoding 4-(cytidine 5'-diphospho)-2-C-methyl-D-erythritol kinase, which encodes MVKKSFAKVNIFLKIVGVRDNYHLLASRFVLVKDLYDEVSFIEKSVDSFTLIGDFSCSLGKNTVYKAYKELEKYEIVREFFKKYIVKIDKKIPEFAGLGGGSSNCATFLNMVNDICNLNLTKDELSKIGAKIGADIPFFIYEYDSANVSGIGEIVEEFIEEPLKIEVVTPNILCNTALIYKTFRENYYKELDKEKAKELFATNSKDILKSFSIKEANDLYESALSLNPGLKEFEKEKWFFSGSGSSFFKVL
- the smpB gene encoding SsrA-binding protein SmpB → MMSKKEVKKNLVFKNKKAFHDFTILDSLEAGIMLEGSEVKAIREGRVNLKDSFVRIIKGEVFLLNAHISHLSTTNVNYRPDERRPRKLLLHSKQIGKMYAKVTKEGITLVCTKLYFNDKNMIKVEVATAQGKKLHDKRETLKEKSLKRESEQALKTYK
- the ccoN gene encoding cytochrome-c oxidase, cbb3-type subunit I; translated protein: MQNGAQIEYDYSVAKAFTFATILFGIIGMTIGVVLAFQLAFPELNYLAGEYGTFSRLRPLHTNGVAFGFALSGIFATWYYVSQRVLKVSLKESPFLMAIAKLHFVLYFITILLAVVTLFMGITTSKEYAELEWPLDIMVVVWWVLWGISIFGIIGIRRERTLYISIWYFIATFIAIAMLYLFNNMEVPTALVSGYGSWIHSVSMYSGTNDALVQWWYGHNAVAFVFTTPIIAMIYYFLPKESGQNIYSYKLSILAFWGLLFVYLWAGGHHLIYSTVPDWMQTMGSVMSVVLILPSWGSAINMLLTMKGEWNQLQSNTLIKFMVLASTFYMLSTIEGPIQSIKSVNAIAHFTDWIPGHVHDGVLGWVVFMIMAALFHMVPRMYKRELYSKSLMETQFWLQTVGIVLYFTSMWIAGITQGMMWRAYDEYGSLVYSFIDTVTVLHPYYTIRAVGGLLYLIGFFIFAYNIYKTIRCGRVLDKEPVNATPVAA
- the ccoO gene encoding cytochrome-c oxidase, cbb3-type subunit II — its product is MFHWFEQRPFFFAVLVFVFVAFAGIIEVIPDFAKQSRPTVGTKPYSVLELAGRHVYIKDSCNACHSQLIRPFKSETDRYGMYSLSGEYAYDRPFLWGSKRTGPDLMRVGNYRTTDWHENHMWDPKAVVPGSIMPAYKHQFSNIADIETAYAEAVTVKTVFNTPYDQEGMPKLGSWEEAKAAALAEAKVIAENMKDEKVKQAVANGQVPEIVALIAYLNSLK
- a CDS encoding CcoQ/FixQ family Cbb3-type cytochrome c oxidase assembly chaperone; amino-acid sequence: MDYETLVNLQGYVKFFLILIVFVLFYSYAFSIYRRDKKGERDFEKYSKLVHDDSSVSSPLEEREQKKVIGNKEK
- a CDS encoding c-type cytochrome, which encodes MKSMVIGGIILIIALMAGTYFVAGDAFISDDYINALTFLGAAAIITISTFVVLKYVNQMKNDTASGELADERWDGIGEYKNSVPTGWALAFIGTIIWMFWYMTVGYPVTGFSQIGQWNEETNEYNKKFEQKWVNPSEDTLKAMGQSVYLVQCAPCHGVDAEGINGKAQNLTKRMSKEQVEYVIRNGANNFTQSFPAGMPPMMLQDDKDIADVSAYVANGFKGEQPAAFATCAGCHGETGEGMPMVGPNIKVYDDAIVTAVLKEGKKGLIGQMPSFNERLNETQEKAVATYLRSLGDK
- a CDS encoding DUF4006 family protein — encoded protein: MAGNTQMNNNERGVFSLHGLIGYFIAVALLLSILAYLTVNAIVVQNREATNFYKINKDLHGLKMNSADNHTQYQLVGSEKKE